In Nicotiana tabacum cultivar K326 chromosome 10, ASM71507v2, whole genome shotgun sequence, the DNA window TGATGATTCAAGTCAAAATCATGCTGGGGTAGAATATGTGAAAGAGAATGTTGACGAAAGTGGCGATGCGATAGGTATGGATGTTTTGGATGTCGATATTATAGATAAGGGTATAGCCAACAACGAGCCACAAAAGGATATGGAATTTGAAACAAAGGAGGCTGCTTACTCTTTCTACAAGGAGTATGCGAGGTTACTAGGATTTGGCATTACGATAAAGGCGAGTCGTAGGTCAAAGAAATCGGGTAAATTTATTGATGTGAAGATTGCATGCTCTAGATTTGGGGCCAAGCGCGAGTCTGGTAGTTTTCGATCATGTCCCAAGACTGACTGCAAGGCCAGTGTGCATGTGAAGAGAAGGCAGGATGGGAAATGGTATATATATAGCTTTGTTAAGGAACATAATCATGAAATTTGCTCTGATGACTTTTATTGCTCCGTCAGgggaaggagcaagcaatctgcCAATGTAGTTTACCAGAAAAAAGGATTGCAGCTTGCATTAAATGAGGGGGATGTGGAAGTGTTGCTTGACACTTTAGCTCTTATGCAAGCTGAGAGTCCAAATTCTTATTATGCTATAGACTTTGACAAAGAAAAACGTATGAGGAACGTATTCTGGGTTGACGCAAAATGCAGAAATGATTATGGCCAtttttgtgatgtaatttatttGGACACCTATTACATCAGAAACAAATATAAAGTCCCATTTATACCTATAGTTGGGGTCAATCATCATTTCCAATTTTTGTTGCTCGGATGTGCCTTGGTTGGGGATGAAACATCATCAACTTTTGCTTGGTTATTGCGCACTTGGCTTAGAGCTGTAGGTGGCCAGAGTCCTAGAGTAGTTATTACTGATGATGACACTTCCGTGAAAGAAGCAGTAGAGCAGGTCTTCCCTGAGGCACGGCATTGTTTTTGTTTGTCGCATGTAATGGAGAAAGTTTCTCAAGATCTAGGTAATAAGATAAGTAAGATCGAAGATTTTGTAAACAAGTTGAAGAAATGCATGTGGTTGCCACTTAAAGAAGAAGAATTTGAAAGAAGATGGTGGGAAATGGTTGATACATTCAAGCTGAGGGATGATGACTTGATTCGATCATTGTTTGAAAATCGAACAAAATGGGTTCCAGTGTACATGAGGAATACTTTCTTGGCTGCACTCTCTACTGTTGAGCGGTCTGAAAGTGTATCCTCCTCCTTCGAAAGGTATATTTCCTCTGATACTACATTCAAAGAGTTCAATGATGGGTACAAGCTATTCGTGCATGACAAGTATGAAGAGGAAGCAAAAACTGATATTGAAACGCGTCACAGACCACCTACCATAAAGACTCTTTCTCCTTATGAGAAACAAATGTCTACTGTCTATACAAACTCACTATTCATGAAATTTCAAGCTGAGGTTGTTGGCGTTGCTGCTTGCACTGTCCTGAATGATGGTGAAGAAGGAACTGAGAAGTTGTATAGAGTTAAGGATCGTGATAAAAACCAGAGTTTTATGGTATCCTGGAGAGGAAGAGAATCTTACATTGTTTGTTCATGCCGTTCCTTTGAGTATATAGGTATTCTTTGTAGACATGCAATTACAGTTCTTCAAGTAAATGGTGTCCCCAATATCCCTCTGGTGTACATATTAAAGCGATGGACACGAGAGGCAAAAATTAAAGGTAGAGCATGTAGGATTTCAAGCACCTCTTGTTACAGGATCCAACGTCTCAATGATCTTTGCAAACtatctgccaaatttggtgaagTTGGATCTTTATCCCAGGAAACCTATGAATCAGCTGTCTTCGCAATCCAAGCTGCAATGCAAGATTGTATCAATGTAAACAACTCTGTGAAGAGTGCATTAGTCTCTAACATTTCTTCTTCTCAATGCAACCCTAACATTGATGAAGAGATTCAAGGTGGCAGCATGGCAAAGTCATCAAAGAGAAAGAAAGTACAGAAAAAGCGCAAGGTAGTATGAGTTCTTATTTAAGAAAGATCCAGTAATAGTGGCAAAAGAGTCTTTTTAATAGTGGAAGTGCTGTAGGTGCAATATAACGGTGAAGTGCTATCTACTAGGATCCAAGATAACAGCCTGCAGATGGTATATCTTTTGGCTTCTAATCTTTCCAACATACGTTGAAAGCTCGGTTACATATATTTATTCTGTTTCCTTCTTTTTAGGATCAATCAAACTCAAAAATGCCAACTAATGAAGATGCTTTCCTTGCTCAGAGGCACGTACAAGGAATGGTATGAGATATCCCTTGTAGACAATAATTTACAAGTGTTTAAGCTCTTTTGATCTTTCTTTCTATGATTTCAGGATCCAGGCTCCAGAGTGGCAACAATTGACGGACACTATGCTCATCATAGCATTCATGGATTGGTGCTGCATCCTCTTTCTGCATTCAAGCTTTGAAGCACTTGTCCACAAAATTTATTTGCTTAACTGAGCTCGTTTGATAATGTGGTATTTTTTCAGGGACAGTTGAGTTCGTTTTCTATGCTACGAGATAACTATTACAGCAATCATCAAGCCTCACACAGAGTTCTGGTAAGGAAACTATTTATTAGGAACTTGATGGCGAAAAGATATTTGAAGTGAACTAAATTGTTGGTTAACCTTTTACAAGTATGAACGACCGCATTTGATTATGTTCCCTTTAATTTCCCGCTCTCACAGGGAAACTTGAATTATATATCAGCCCACGGTGGTCATTACTCTCCTCACAGTTTTCAAGGACTGGTATGAACACTAAGACCTAGACCTAGTATTTTTGTTGAACCAAGTTTGTCCATTGGTCAAATATGCTCATGTTAGCTCATAGTGAATTGCAGTTGCAGGGACAGCTTAGTTTCAAAGCACCACTACTGCATACTTCTTTTGACATTCAGGGAAATTCATCTGATATGGTATGATTCACATGGTCAATTTTTGTTTATTCTTCATTATCCTGGGTCCAAATTTCACTCTCCACTCCCTACTGTAGGACAATCCAACCAGTGTCACAGGAAAACATTTGCAGGATTAGTGTTTCTCTATGCAGGATCGGAAAAAGTGTTTAATTCGTCTCCTTTAGGAAGTTAGCAGAATAGGAAATTAATGTACATTATTGTAAAAGTTTTGTATTCCTAAGCATGTTTAACAGAGAAAGAAACTAATGTACATTCCCATATATGAGAAGAAATGTTCGCTTGTTCACGGAGAGAATTCTGTTTTCTGGCCTTGTGTCAGAGAGTACTGATGAAAAATATTTGCATATCATTACACTTATCGTGGGAGAATTACACATAAGTGCAATTTACACACATAAGTAGCCCAATTATAGCTTTGCAAATCTATAGCCAAAGACAATAGGCCCAAATCCGAAAATCCGGCATTTTTTCACACAATCAGCATTTCTTACTGTTAATGCTATTCAACATTCCTATTGTTGAGGAGAGATTATGTACCCATCTCCTACCAAAATCAGTGTTTACTATTAACTTTATGAgacaattaataaaaatatatttaaatataaaaagagagaaaaagaactGGTAGCGTTTTTCCCCTTTATCAGTTGCAGAGAATTTATTGGATTTCAATTAAATAGTTACTAAACATATAATATATGAATATAAAAGTAGAAGAAATCGATTCAACAATTAGTAAAATATACATTCATTTATAaattaacaaataaaaataaatttcgctACTTT includes these proteins:
- the LOC107771682 gene encoding protein FAR1-RELATED SEQUENCE 2 isoform X2, which codes for MEIDLELPSGVDTLDVYMGKNAIDDSSQNHAGVEYVKENVDESGDAIGMDVLDVDIIDKGIANNEPQKDMEFETKEAAYSFYKEYARLLGFGITIKASRRSKKSGKFIDVKIACSRFGAKRESGSFRSCPKTDCKASVHVKRRQDGKWYIYSFVKEHNHEICSDDFYCSVRGRSKQSANVVYQKKGLQLALNEGDVEVLLDTLALMQAESPNSYYAIDFDKEKRMRNVFWVDAKCRNDYGHFCDVIYLDTYYIRNKYKVPFIPIVGVNHHFQFLLLGCALVGDETSSTFAWLLRTWLRAVGGQSPRVVITDDDTSVKEAVEQVFPEARHCFCLSHVMEKVSQDLGNKISKIEDFVNKLKKCMWLPLKEEEFERRWWEMVDTFKLRDDDLIRSLFENRTKWVPVYMRNTFLAALSTVERSESVSSSFERYISSDTTFKEFNDGYKLFVHDKYEEEAKTDIETRHRPPTIKTLSPYEKQMSTVYTNSLFMKFQAEVVGVAACTVLNDGEEGTEKLYRVKDRDKNQSFMVSWRGRESYIVCSCRSFEYIGILCRHAITVLQVNGVPNIPLVYILKRWTREAKIKGRACRISSTSCYRIQRLNDLCKLSAKFGEVGSLSQETYESAVFAIQAAMQDCINVNNSVKSALVSNISSSQCNPNIDEEIQGGSMAKSSKRKKVQKKRKVQYNGEVLSTRIQDNSLQMDQSNSKMPTNEDAFLAQRHVQGMDPGSRVATIDGHYAHHSIHGLGQLSSFSMLRDNYYSNHQASHRVLGNLNYISAHGGHYSPHSFQGLGQLSFKAPLLHTSFDIQGNSSDMDNPTSVTGKHLQD
- the LOC107771682 gene encoding protein FAR1-RELATED SEQUENCE 2 isoform X1, producing the protein MEIDLELPSGVDTLDVYMGKNAIDDSSQNHAGVEYVKENVDESGDAIGMDVLDVDIIDKGIANNEPQKDMEFETKEAAYSFYKEYARLLGFGITIKASRRSKKSGKFIDVKIACSRFGAKRESGSFRSCPKTDCKASVHVKRRQDGKWYIYSFVKEHNHEICSDDFYCSVRGRSKQSANVVYQKKGLQLALNEGDVEVLLDTLALMQAESPNSYYAIDFDKEKRMRNVFWVDAKCRNDYGHFCDVIYLDTYYIRNKYKVPFIPIVGVNHHFQFLLLGCALVGDETSSTFAWLLRTWLRAVGGQSPRVVITDDDTSVKEAVEQVFPEARHCFCLSHVMEKVSQDLGNKISKIEDFVNKLKKCMWLPLKEEEFERRWWEMVDTFKLRDDDLIRSLFENRTKWVPVYMRNTFLAALSTVERSESVSSSFERYISSDTTFKEFNDGYKLFVHDKYEEEAKTDIETRHRPPTIKTLSPYEKQMSTVYTNSLFMKFQAEVVGVAACTVLNDGEEGTEKLYRVKDRDKNQSFMVSWRGRESYIVCSCRSFEYIGILCRHAITVLQVNGVPNIPLVYILKRWTREAKIKGRACRISSTSCYRIQRLNDLCKLSAKFGEVGSLSQETYESAVFAIQAAMQDCINVNNSVKSALVSNISSSQCNPNIDEEIQGGSMAKSSKRKKVQKKRKVQYNGEVLSTRIQDNSLQMDQSNSKMPTNEDAFLAQRHVQGMDPGSRVATIDGHYAHHSIHGLGQLSSFSMLRDNYYSNHQASHRVLGNLNYISAHGGHYSPHSFQGLLQGQLSFKAPLLHTSFDIQGNSSDMDNPTSVTGKHLQD